In one Xiphophorus hellerii strain 12219 unplaced genomic scaffold, Xiphophorus_hellerii-4.1 PGA_scaffold_63__1_contigs__length_250000, whole genome shotgun sequence genomic region, the following are encoded:
- the LOC116716530 gene encoding ADP-ribose glycohydrolase OARD1-like, translating into MNMGKTEKLYQSTNWTLKYVTGDLFSCPRDESLAHCISEDCRMGAGIAVMFKKKFGRVSELKEQKKLPGQCAVLTHDQRFIYYLITKKKASQKPTYVNLRQSLEDMKSHCLENGVNRISIPRFVGTTVNK; encoded by the exons ATGAACATGGGTAAAACTGAGAAACTCTATCAATCAACCAACTGGACATTGAAGTATGTCACCGGAGATTTATTCTCCTGTCCACGCGATGAATCCTTGGCCCACTGCATCAGTGAAGACTGTCGCATGGGAGCAGGCATAGCGGTGATGTTCAAGAAGAAGTTTGGTCGAGTCTCAGAGTTAAAGGAGCAGA AGAAGCTGCCGGGGCAGTGTGCTGTCCTGACACATGATCAACGTTTCATCTACTATCTG atcacaaagaaaaaagccagCCAGAAACCCACGTATGTCAACCTAAGACAGAGTCTGGAAGACATGAAATCTCACTGCTTAGAAAATGGTGTCAATAGGATATCAATACCCCGGTTTGTAGGAACTACTGTGAATAAATGA